The DNA segment GCCTGCCAAATTATACCCTGGCGTTTGTATGCCGAACTAAAAAACCGAAACCAGAAATTCACCGCTAGTTGGCGGTCTAGAGGGATTATTTGTCTAtggttatgattggcattaactaattttagggattgatgcagtgtatccttaaaccgcttatactggcctcctggtttccgatcCCTTTCCTTGAATTCGCAATAtggagctattttggggagtcttgtgtcttgcatcctcagaatgtggccgctccatctgagtcgggccctcgttacttgagtctcaattgttgtacaactctcgcgttgcaagacttctgcattcgaaactttgtggaaccatctgatgtgcattatctgtcttagatgacgttgttgcgtttgttcaagctgcttaatatgtcgcctgtatggcgtccagctttcgcttccgtaaagaagcgttgggaggaccactgctttgtaaacagttgtcttggtcttcagattgaggtcatgattttgaaacactatgtcctttagcttccagaatgcccgtgataccgaattgatacggttttgtatttccgtgtctagattatccctagtatttatgaagcttcccaagtatttgaactgctcgacctgttctagagtttcattctccaggctaatatctgtttgaaggctttctggcggacttaccaggattttggtcttgtcgatattgagtctaaggcctaaagcttcgtatatatatgtttataggtgtccatcattatctgtagatcctctgagctgctagcgatgagtgaacagttgtctgcatattgaagttccgtgataaacttggtacgggtttttgctctgaggcgcttcaggttaaacaggcctccatcaaatctgaatcttatcccaacacctcttacgggcatactcatatctgcaattatcgatacggctatggcgaaaatattgaacagtaaaggcgctaatacgcagccttgttttattccggagttggttgagaaatggtcggttgtagagccattatgctgtattctagcggtgttgttggtatgaaggcttttacacactgctaagaatttttctggtactccaagacgttccatgattttccatagcgctctccgattcaccgagtcgaatgccttacttaaatcgatgaaggctgtataaaaaAAACCTTCCTGTTGGTGTTGCCTGGTAGAGCTTTGTTTGGCAAAACCGATGATATCGGGCATCACGGGCTACCAAATCTATGTTCTCATATATAAGCTCTTTTATTTTAAGAGCTCATTCATCACAACGTTTCTCAGCTGCTTTCAAGATTGTTGCACTGAGAGACAACTCTTTCGCAGTAATGACATTGTTTCGCTTTTctggcttcttcttcctttcTGTCACAAGGAACTCTGAGATTGAACTGCTCAGAGACTGATCTCGTGGGCCTTGATGTCGtgatattttgatttttcactgctaACAGCTGCTTCAATCAACTTCGGATTGTTGTATTTCATCGGACAAGCACTGTGCACTTAGGCATATCTCATTACCCTTCAAGAAACGCTTATTTATTTCATATGTTCTTAAGGGAAACACTCGACTCAGAAGGGTTTTTACACCTTTTTCCTTCACTGGGCGCACTTCCTTTAAAGTCTCCTTACATATAAAATACAAACCTACGCTCAGACTGGGATTCTCTGGGATTAGACACATTATGTAGATTTTGAGTTCAAACGCCACTCCGCAAGCcaaatgaaatattgacagatcaTGGAAACGGAtatgaaatttcatatttctaAATCCTCAAGTAAGTCGAGTGTACTAACAATTTAATAATTTTACAGCGTTGCTATAAATGTCAGTGTCCCTAAGTTTTCATTAAGCTGTACCGCTTAAGTGTAAGTGGATCCTAGCAAAAAGGGACTTTTGGGTAAGCGGTGCAAGCGGGGCTTAATCTCAAAAAATATTGGGTGTGCATAGATAGTTCTTGTATCACATTACAGCAAATTTAGTCTACTTGAAAAACGTCCTGAAGAAGTGTTTTTGAAATCTAGTCCTTCAGGGtgttaatcgccaaaatatgaaAAAAGCACGCATAGTTGCGTTAGGCGTTCGAGGTCACAAACTTGGATTATTCATAAAGCCAACATCATAAACAAGTCTGCAAAAAATCAGAATCATGCGGATTTGACGCTTACTACCCCATACTAAATACTTTCAGGCGACAAAGTTACTGGACTATATGTCCATGTAATTTAAATGTGTATATGctatggtatattgaatatttgttcatttcatatttatttctgatataaattgtaaaacTTCATCTTAGTTCATTAATTTAAAACAACGGCCacgtattgcacagaaataacacctttcacttatagcagatcaccatatacctacttttgtgtcctagtcaaagccctattttttgtccaaattttgcatttttgtaaattttttagaaattgcaaattaaaaaaaattattcttgtcttcattccctccttttgctcattcaattctCCTGCAAATTATAAATAATTACAAGATGAAAGATAACCATTACTTCTAATTtacctcacactcaaaatagcatattcgtctcgaattttgtcatgaggcgtttagatttttagattcgctaataagattacgttgagacacagtagaaacaaatatgttcattctcaatttctcaaatgcttaacagaatgcttttctgctattaaaaatatgtgaaattcatacaaaatatgctttattactatttcttaacattttttaatgccaaaaatttgcgcccctcaagccttgccTTGCCTGTGGTTAGCcagctaaagatagaagaaactaacacactcgagtatgtacaagtaccgctgtgaccttgagtaacgtccgaattgtcagcctattgaaaagtagcttcctttggttcCAATTAGCATATCCTGTAAAAAggtgacacgctcgaaaaaaatttttttcaccattttccaCTCGTCCGTACGGCCAGCTCCAACAAGCAAACTGTCAGGAAAACATGAATttgttatcagagacacgtagggcatatacagtatcttaatctgacacgctcgagtatgtacacctgacgattttttcttacctcgaaaacctgcagacgctatccccaccgctgaaagtgcatacatcgtATACcctattcacatttattttagcggTCGGTTGGAgatgaaatacactgcgcaaaaaaattaacgcacattctgaaaatctcaattttaatgaaagttaactctacattgactttataacttattttttatgttctctcgggaaggttttgaacgaaacaagacacattaaatggaagaaaaattcaggatttcaccgaatcttatgtgaaagaagagaaatgaacaatttttaaaatactgaaatgctgataagtgatttaatacttggtatttccaccccttgcgttaatttcagctcggcaacgacggttcatactcaaaatgagtgatcttaaaatgtgcTGATCttatccttcccagatttctccgagtcggattcctaagtcattaagggtagctggatgattttctgaacttctcagccttctattgaggttgtcccaaacctgctccaTCGGATTGAGATccggacttcttgctggccattccattcgagagacttcaacctcttcaaggtactcctgaacaatgcgcgcacgatggggtttCGCAttttcgtccataaaaatgaaattttcaccaatgtatggggcgaaTGGAACTACATGCTCTTGAAGAATGTTTCTTATAtgcttatcagcattcatagctccattatcaacgatcaCTAGGTCTGTgggagcagtcaaagatattccaccccataccataatcgatcctaccccgaaaccagtagtattcaggaaattgtactgagcatatctttcatctggacgtctgtatacaagggaacgtcgatcacaatggtagaggcagaatctagactcatctgtgaagtgaactctttcccaatcggcctcttcccaatggatatgctctctcgcaaaatccaaacgcggccttcgatgggctggggtaagagctgggcctcttgccgcgacacgaggccttaaatcatattctctgaggcgatttcttattgtctgagtgctaatttgcacctcatgagtttgctcaagctgaatttgaaggaggcgagcgattgcaaaccgttgtctcaacgaagaaactctcaagtaacgttcttgaatggcagttgttacccgtggtctaccatgtcctggtcttcggacattcatacctgtctccctgaatcgctgcaacattctggacacacttgtatttgaaactccaaacctttctgcaattcttgtgtatgtccaccattcttctcgcaaaactaccgcttgggcacattcctcttgggtcaaattgcgtgtttcgcattgcatagcgatcgaatgtagaaaataaaacgaaagaaaaactattgattactagaattgatcgagaacaactgattttagaatggagccaatacattaaaaatctgataataccatctttttttattcctgctggaaaaaaaacatctgtattgaagaaaaccgttgaaagtggataacatatgcatgcataattcttataaaaataattatcattaagAACACCTTcatttgtagaataaatttgagatttccaaaatgtgcgttaatttttttgcgcagtgtaattttctcaagtttttgtaactagaacggagtaaggttggcactcatgaaatgtcgttaatgtcataacgccgttgccacaatttatatcaattaatattaggaaaatgccgaaaatgattgaaaaaagcgacaaggtttcagaaagtgctatatagaatttaggtccgctcatttaaatggttataccctgatattctaaaatccacaatacgtcagacggtagccaacatattcaatgtaagagaattcatataatgtttcatctgaatctaaacgacttatatttcagctgaatgtttccacaatcagaaagatagcacgactctacaaaaaaatttttgttctttgtcctaacgtttatactaggattttccggttaattatgcacaaaaacgaaaagaaaataactttttttggtataaagtttgcttttgtgatagttatagtattaatagtcgttcttcattttttttaatttttaataattcaaaaagaccgtccgttgagagtggggtgtttacgtttataaggtgccgctagagggcactcgagtcataaacaatgatcaggtgttgtttactagcccagacaaacttcaaatatcgtcaagaaagtgtaaatacgatgctgatgcattttgttttatatgtggtcaatttattataattcgtgacgtgaaatacgaattagagacatctcacgttctctctgaagcctatgaagcatattttgactttcctgtttggaatgaagacaagccatgggctccacatgttgcttgtttttattgtaaatgctatcgttgaatcagtctcctacacacagaagcaaactttttcatgccatatattttttttttcatctaattaggatctaaactatcgaaattttatgctttgcagtcaaagtcaaatttggtgttgacccgtgtagtgaatgaagaggatgacaaagaatttccttctattgggagacccaaaaaagtggtgtcatttgagaattttatgtttgagtgaattaatgcgaaaagtttacttgtacatgtcttaaggtaccaataaatacctaattattattattattccaatGTATTAAGATTAACAGCCATAAagacgagccagttgtcctgttaattgtttattcatgtgaaatttttgttcaaaggtgaagttcatctttacttaaaacttcctttaattccttttacttcaatTGATGCaacatgatttttgttgaataatttaacattcttgtaattatctgttaattccttcgggagatacccattcccaaccactgcatcatatgcatgcatgcaaataactagatttgatatgcctccaatcagtttgtatagacttcaattatgttcgtcacatattgtccgaagagattcgacattgtgataaagtacgtaataacagaaacttttacgtagaacgggcaacatagcgttgatttaaaacccaaaaatattttgacaagcgtcataaccccacattttcgtaatatacagagtgaagtgtttcaaatttccatggccaaccgagtgctaaaataaaagtgaatggactacagacatctgacacgctcgattgTGCACAATGAacgattttatttcattttgcattttcaatagaacctttttttcttagtACTATCTAATCCGCAAAATCTACCAGGTCTCCACGAGGCTCGAGCAATTCGAGATtacttcattttgttgattgttGTCACATTTTGATGTATTTAGAATATAACATGATTTGAAAGAAATGAACGTTGTTCCAACAACAAGTTGTCCAGTTATTGAACAGATCATTGTTGCTGAAAGTTCAAAAGCTACTGAGGGTACAACGGACAGATGGAGTGGACATAGATTCAACAGATATATCAAAAAACTCTTTCattcaaatcgaaaaaaaatttacattcaATCAGTCAATACTTCAACATTACTAAGTTTACTGAGCAGTTCCTTCAAATGAGCTTTAGACATGTTTGTTCCTCGGATGTCAATTTTCCTCAGCTTAGGGCATGCTTTGAGCACATCCACTAAATTGACTTCTCTAAGAGGATTCTTCTTGAGATCGATGCTTTCCAGGTTGGAATTCGTTTCGATTTGATCAGTTGTGAACTTTTCGATCAGGTTTCCGGCCAAATTCAGCTCCTTCAAGTTTACAAGTGGCGAAAGAATTTTGGACGATAACTGTTTGATAGAATTCTGTTGGAGATTCAGAGTTTCCAAAAGATTCAAATTGTTGAATGCCCCATCTTCGATTCTTTCAATATTGCAGTTGGAACATTCGAAGATTCTCAAGTTTTTGGTTTCGTTAGCGAAATTCTCCGGTATGACTCCGACTTGACTTTGGTCGGATATGATGATTTTGTGGAATGTTGTTTTGCGGAGGAGCGATAAGGGTAATTCTGGAACGTTGTTCTTCTCGAACAGGATGCTTTCTAGTTGAttggaatctgaaaaaaaatgtgTAAATATATGTATATCGTAGGTATGAGTAATGAAATGGATGGATTTTAAGTCTGCAGCTCTGCTTGCTCTTTTTCGAATTGTCATTTTATTTCAAACCGTCAACGTTTCGATAATTTTTGGATCTTCTCCAGGACTGCAAGgacttttattttcagttttggaaAAATAGACTATCTTATGCAGGTATAATAcaaattttcttgtttttcaaTGCCCtaatacagagtgtcccaagaTATTCCATACAGTCAATATCTCGGCTTTCAGAGAAGGTAGAAAGTTTAAACGTCATTGAAACAGTCTGTTTCTCGTCTCCAGAATCAAGGgatgataaaaaaattgaagcatctCTTCACAACGTTCGACGATCAAATAGGAATTGTagctatactgcattcacatttattttagcagtcggttggcgaTGAAatagttttctcaagtttttgtaactagaacggagtaaggttggcactcatgaaatgtcgctaatgtcataacgccgttgccacaactaatatcaatttttattacgaaaatgcagaaagtgattgaaaaaagagacaaggtttcaggaagtgctatttagaattcaggtccgcccaTTCAagtagttataccctgatattctaaaatccacaatatgttagacggtagcgaacatagtcaatgtaagagaatttatataatgtttcatctgaatctaaacgacttatatctcagctgaatatttccacaatcagaaagattgtgaatgaagaagatgacaaagaatttccttctattgggagacccaaaaaagtggtggcatttgagaattttatgtttgagtgaattaatgcgaaaagtttactacacgattttcgatgaatgttattgtagaataagttcccgaaaattgatttttctatttttcatttgacctgtcctatacattgtaaatatctgaaggtaccaataaatacctaattattattattatatcaatgcattaagatgaacagccacaaatacgcgccagttgttctgctaattgtttattcatgtgaaatttttgttcaaaggtgaagttcatcttgattgaaacttcctttgattccttttacttatattgatgcaagatgatttttgttgaagaattcaacattcttgtaattatctgttaattcttcgggagatacccattcccaaccactgcaacatatgtatttcatcttcgggttaatatttttgaaatctacaactgacttaacgtattcaaactttagccaaagaatttaacgaacattaactcttctcaagctagtacatattatgatattacgcagatctcttgtattttccatgaaaataactggatttggtatgccttcaatcagtttgtattataaacttcaattatgttcgtcacatattttccgaagagattcgacattgtgataaaatacgtaataacagaaacttttacgtagaatgggcaacataacgttgattcaaaactcaaaaatgttttgacaagcgtcataaccccacattttcgtactatatagagtgaaatgtgtcaaatttccatggccaaccgactgctaaaatagaagtgaatggagtatagaaaatACCATTACCGCGTACTTTTCCTTCTAAACAGACGAAAAACATTACATAGATCCACTCTgtagaattgaatgaaaaattggtCCTTTATTATCCTGACTCAAACATACATTCCTAGGAATGAATTCCAAATATTTCATCAATAAGTACTGGGTGTCCTGTCACCTGTCACTTAGGATACATAACGATATCTCCATGTTTGCAAATCAGCAATAGCACTATTCGGTACTTTGTCACCCACAGTTTAGCTTTTTGTGTTTGTGATCATATACGTCTCTCTTTATGTGGTTagggccaaagattatagagtagaaagagagaaacgaagcgactgaagtgatgtaagcgccatctgtgtttcaaaagtgttttcaagaccctaagactggttaaaatattaatttgagtgccatttgcagaaatatatgaaattttgtgagatttcagatgtccattttgatcaaagaggttttgaatgtctCGATTCTCgcaccgccttttgtttatcaaactctactgactacaccatgtgcagtaaaTTGCTGTATGCAGAAatcatcccttgcatgaagggcctatTCAggcagaaatgcaaaggttttaacGATTTCGTTTTGGGCATATCCAGTGACTCTCAAATTGTTCTTTGGAATGTCAAAGTTTTAtaaaacctgctgtgagtgttcatTCATTAAACAATTCTTATATTgggtcataaagagaccatatcatgaagaaagtataaaaaaactttacttacgggctaacatacaggtcttgtatgaTACCTCTGTAtagtttttttaattgtggttccgAAAATTCTGTGAATAATAGGTATTtgagtaactgaaatgtgtatgctatgatgttatattgaatattggtttatattgatttctgatataaattatacaaattccaCTAAGTTTATAATATCTAAAAAACGTTTTGCGTagacaggcccggatctacgattttttttgACCGGGGCAAacattcatgatggcgcccctctccccttctaaggttcgtaggaaaaaaatctaattgcatattcgtcatcactttcaacccgagttatttttttcactagttcgaggtcgtatagattacgCATATgttattagatttttcctaagtgagtactttgggaataaaatcactcatatttttttcccattgttccatcaaaagatattttttctcattgttccattaaaagtcattcttttcccaaaatactcccaaaaattgcataaataaaaaaaaatttaaaagtttgtatttataggaatgtcgtttgcaacccgccatcgtctatcgtttttagtagtagtagtagtagtaacagtCGTTTATTGCAAATATAAGCATATAAGCAATTGGCATCGacctgaggtccttcagcctATAAATTTACACTTtaattaataa comes from the Coccinella septempunctata chromosome 2, icCocSept1.1, whole genome shotgun sequence genome and includes:
- the LOC123308821 gene encoding leucine-rich repeat-containing protein 15-like produces the protein MNSIFVHFILALLSLSYGSADGQKTDFVVKDYTGPITLEVVESLKNAEILQIINSTITQYPTKIFSRLPKIKKVVVLRSTFTIMDPTIYEDSNQLESILFEKNNVPELPLSLLRKTTFHKIIISDQSQVGVIPENFANETKNLRIFECSNCNIERIEDGAFNNLNLLETLNLQQNSIKQLSSKILSPLVNLKELNLAGNLIEKFTTDQIETNSNLESIDLKKNPLREVNLVDVLKACPKLRKIDIRGTNMSKAHLKELLSKLSNVEVLTD